The following coding sequences lie in one Myxococcus xanthus genomic window:
- a CDS encoding pyridoxal phosphate-dependent decarboxylase family protein: protein MAHKSQPDYSSHALDGLKQALRERLKTNQLAHRELLWESTRSREAPLENERDVEAWFLGSRAENADIFEQLVLEALRDHSFWRRNFHPMDPPAITQSIKRDPGYLRALDTLHTEFDNLLAELKKSAPFFSMRYQGHMTWEQTLPGMAGYFAAMLYNQNNVALEASPLTTVLEVRAGEDLCRMVGYTQQNGIRPWSHLTSGGTTANIEAMWAARNLKFYPLSLREALQRESTLSAAKALKVTLPSGTQARLVDLDVWQALNLDVDEVLGLPTRIHEEFKIPPETLTANVSNYMLQDLGLVEFTRRYLGDLPAPVFMVPGSKHYSLPKAAAILGIGADHMFSIPLDEEGRMDMSALEARLDQCLKDKQPVIAVTAVMGTTEEGLVDPLASVLALRRQKYHPQGMSFCVHADAAWGGYFASLLRAPPSPNKRLAGPPAPVLPLSRYVTEQFESLPEADTITVDPHKTGYLPYPAGALCYRNQSMRSLVAFEAPYINTAGSQEDLTVGKYGIEGSKPGAAAAGVYLSHAVVPPDQRGYGKILGRALYNCKLFHARLLTMNTVASDFVVVPGPRFKLSDSLKRKYGGEKQALEFLRQQIQGMRQEQLLSASGEEELELLRETGADLNILTYAFNFKTEQGLNTSLEEANTFNRMIYERLGVKADGRDIYGYRLLVSTTDFIEEDYGKKFFDDYKTRLLGSGAASGRGEEGRITVLRSVIMDPWITEDLQGRPFLDTIIEELRAAVMDALNEMCGTSSKRSR, encoded by the coding sequence ATGGCCCACAAGTCCCAGCCGGACTACTCCAGTCATGCCCTTGATGGATTGAAGCAAGCTTTGCGCGAGCGCCTGAAGACCAACCAACTCGCGCACAGAGAGCTGCTGTGGGAATCAACCCGCAGCAGGGAGGCCCCGCTCGAGAACGAGCGGGACGTCGAGGCCTGGTTCCTGGGCTCCCGCGCGGAGAACGCGGACATCTTCGAGCAACTGGTGCTGGAGGCCCTGAGAGACCACTCCTTCTGGCGCCGGAACTTCCACCCGATGGACCCACCGGCCATCACCCAGAGCATCAAGAGAGACCCGGGCTACCTCCGGGCGCTCGACACACTGCACACCGAGTTCGACAACCTCCTGGCCGAGTTGAAGAAGTCCGCGCCGTTCTTCAGCATGCGCTACCAGGGCCACATGACGTGGGAGCAGACGCTCCCGGGCATGGCCGGCTACTTCGCGGCCATGCTCTACAATCAGAACAACGTCGCGCTGGAGGCCTCACCGCTGACGACGGTGCTGGAGGTCCGGGCTGGCGAGGACCTGTGCCGGATGGTGGGCTATACCCAGCAGAACGGCATCCGGCCCTGGAGCCATCTGACCAGCGGTGGCACCACCGCCAACATCGAGGCGATGTGGGCCGCGCGAAACTTGAAGTTCTATCCCCTGTCCCTGCGCGAGGCCCTTCAGCGGGAGTCCACGCTTTCCGCCGCGAAGGCCCTCAAGGTAACGCTGCCCTCGGGAACCCAGGCACGTCTGGTTGACCTGGATGTGTGGCAAGCGTTGAACCTGGATGTGGACGAGGTGCTGGGCCTCCCCACCCGCATCCATGAGGAGTTCAAAATCCCGCCGGAGACCCTGACGGCGAACGTGAGCAACTACATGCTCCAGGATTTAGGGCTCGTGGAGTTCACCCGCCGCTACCTGGGAGACCTCCCGGCGCCCGTGTTCATGGTCCCCGGCTCGAAGCACTACTCGCTGCCCAAGGCGGCGGCGATTCTGGGCATCGGCGCGGACCACATGTTCAGCATTCCTCTGGATGAAGAGGGGCGCATGGACATGTCGGCCCTGGAGGCGCGGCTGGACCAATGCTTGAAGGACAAGCAGCCCGTCATCGCGGTGACGGCGGTGATGGGGACGACGGAGGAAGGGCTGGTGGACCCGCTCGCGTCCGTGCTGGCGCTTCGCCGGCAGAAGTACCATCCGCAGGGGATGTCGTTCTGCGTGCACGCCGACGCGGCCTGGGGCGGGTACTTCGCCTCACTCCTCCGCGCGCCGCCGAGTCCAAACAAGCGCCTCGCGGGGCCGCCCGCCCCCGTGCTGCCACTGAGCCGCTATGTCACGGAGCAGTTCGAGTCCCTCCCGGAGGCGGACACCATCACCGTGGACCCACACAAGACGGGCTACCTGCCCTACCCCGCCGGGGCGCTGTGCTACCGCAATCAGTCCATGCGCAGCCTGGTGGCCTTCGAGGCGCCCTACATCAACACAGCGGGGAGCCAGGAGGACCTCACCGTGGGCAAGTACGGCATCGAGGGCTCCAAGCCCGGTGCCGCGGCGGCAGGCGTGTACCTCAGTCATGCCGTCGTGCCACCCGACCAGCGTGGCTATGGGAAAATCCTCGGAAGGGCGCTCTACAACTGCAAGCTCTTCCATGCCCGGCTACTGACGATGAACACCGTGGCGAGCGACTTCGTCGTGGTACCGGGACCGCGCTTCAAGCTCTCCGATTCCCTCAAGCGCAAGTACGGCGGAGAGAAGCAGGCGCTGGAGTTCCTGCGTCAGCAAATCCAGGGCATGCGTCAGGAGCAGCTCCTTAGCGCCTCGGGTGAGGAGGAACTGGAGCTGCTGCGCGAAACGGGCGCGGACCTCAACATCCTCACCTACGCCTTCAACTTCAAGACCGAGCAGGGACTCAACACGAGCCTGGAGGAGGCAAACACCTTCAACCGCATGATCTACGAGCGCCTGGGTGTCAAAGCCGATGGCCGTGACATCTACGGCTACCGGCTGCTGGTGAGCACCACGGACTTCATCGAGGAGGACTACGGCAAGAAGTTCTTCGACGACTACAAGACGCGCTTGTTGGGGAGTGGTGCGGCCTCGGGACGTGGCGAGGAGGGCCGCATCACCGTGCTGCGCTCCGTCATCATGGACCCCTGGATTACCGAAGACCTCCAGGGGCGGCCGTTCCTCGACACCATCATCGAGGAGCTGCGAGCGGCCGTGATGGACGCGCTCAACGAGATGTGCGGCACCTCATCGAAGCGCTCGCGCTGA
- the mvk gene encoding mevalonate kinase: MAPRPESWSAFGAGKVILLGEHSVVYGHPALAGPLSQGVTARAVPAKACQLALPSTLSRPQRAQLTAAFARAAAVTGAPPVKVSLEADLPLAVGLGSSAALSVACARLLLQAAGKVATPKDAARVAWAMEQEFHGTPSGVDHTTSAAEQLVLYRRKPGAAKGTGQVVECPKPLHVVVTLAGERSPTKKTVGALRERQARWPSRYERLFTEIGRVSSEGAKAVAAGDLEALGDAMNVNQGLLAALGLSSPQLEEMIYRLRELGALGAKLTGAGGDGGAVIGLFLEPKPVVTKLTRMGVRCFSSQLAGPRAS, encoded by the coding sequence GTGGCTCCTCGTCCTGAATCCTGGTCGGCCTTTGGCGCCGGCAAGGTCATCCTGTTGGGTGAGCACAGCGTCGTGTATGGGCACCCGGCCCTGGCCGGTCCGTTGTCGCAGGGCGTGACGGCGCGCGCCGTGCCCGCGAAGGCGTGTCAACTCGCGTTGCCCTCCACGCTCAGCCGCCCGCAGCGGGCGCAGCTCACGGCGGCGTTCGCCCGTGCAGCGGCGGTGACGGGCGCGCCGCCGGTGAAGGTGTCGCTGGAGGCGGACCTGCCGCTGGCGGTGGGCTTGGGAAGCTCGGCGGCGCTGTCGGTGGCGTGCGCGCGGTTGCTTCTCCAGGCGGCGGGGAAGGTGGCCACGCCGAAGGACGCGGCGCGCGTGGCGTGGGCGATGGAGCAGGAGTTCCACGGCACGCCGTCCGGGGTGGACCACACCACGAGCGCGGCGGAGCAGCTGGTCCTCTATCGGCGCAAGCCGGGGGCCGCCAAGGGGACGGGGCAGGTGGTGGAGTGCCCCAAGCCCTTGCACGTGGTGGTGACGCTCGCGGGTGAGCGCAGCCCCACGAAGAAGACGGTGGGCGCGCTGCGGGAGCGGCAGGCTCGCTGGCCGTCGCGCTACGAGCGCCTGTTCACGGAGATTGGACGGGTGTCCTCGGAGGGCGCGAAGGCGGTGGCGGCGGGAGATTTGGAGGCACTGGGCGACGCGATGAACGTCAACCAGGGCCTGCTCGCTGCGCTAGGCCTGTCGTCGCCGCAGTTGGAAGAGATGATCTACCGGTTGCGGGAGCTGGGGGCGCTGGGTGCCAAGCTGACCGGGGCCGGTGGAGATGGTGGGGCCGTCATTGGCCTGTTCCTGGAGCCCAAGCCCGTGGTGACGAAGCTCACCCGGATGGGCGTGCGCTGCTTCAGCAGCCAGCTCGCGGGTCCGCGGGCGTCGTGA
- a CDS encoding FG-GAP-like repeat-containing protein: MRRTLTFHALPLILTFVGGLLVTGCGGSDDALTSFDQEATVDADSAGLYAASTYIWDSRTISVCWENPSAAGDVEREWVRSAVEGTWGLVTPLDFTGWGACLGNPGSIRILIEDTSDGSFTYGLGWLNEALYGAMVLNLSFQHWMQDCQDTRERCIRAMAVHEFGHALGFANEEARISSSSCRGRGADDADTVFGEVVDSDSVMYECGDSRWRRGGRLSQYDIKGATLLYGDSMWGRQFGADQSAGGWEVGHHERVMGDVTGDGLPDIVGFGYSGVFVSRTVYVPPSLDAGYFAPSLLHLQAFGYAQNWRVDRHPRTVADVNGDGKADLIGFHDAGVHVALSNGLGFGAPQFWVGDFGYNAGQWRVESHVRTVADVNGDGKADVVGFGDAGVYVSLSTGSSFGASRLWLGDFGVNQQWFVPNSVRAVADVNGDGRADIVGFSKSGVYVALANNTGTGFNPTQQWTSEFTWDQGWRVDRHVRTVADVDGDGRADIVGFGESETRAALSTGSSFSASTLMSPDFVYGVGDWRVNRHPRFAVDINNDGRADLIGFGDLGEYVKLR; this comes from the coding sequence GTGCGGCGAACCCTGACCTTCCATGCTCTACCTCTCATCCTGACGTTCGTGGGAGGCCTCCTCGTCACGGGTTGTGGTGGATCCGACGATGCGCTGACATCGTTCGATCAGGAGGCGACCGTCGATGCTGACTCGGCAGGGCTTTACGCTGCCTCGACATACATTTGGGATTCTCGAACCATCTCCGTCTGCTGGGAGAACCCATCGGCCGCTGGCGATGTCGAACGAGAATGGGTGCGGAGCGCGGTCGAGGGCACCTGGGGCCTGGTCACGCCGCTCGACTTCACTGGCTGGGGGGCGTGTCTCGGGAATCCGGGGAGCATCCGCATCCTCATCGAAGATACCTCCGATGGCTCCTTTACGTATGGCTTGGGGTGGCTCAATGAGGCGCTCTATGGCGCCATGGTGCTCAACCTCTCTTTCCAGCATTGGATGCAGGACTGTCAGGACACGCGGGAGCGCTGCATCCGTGCCATGGCGGTCCACGAATTCGGTCATGCGCTCGGCTTCGCCAATGAGGAGGCGAGAATCAGTTCGTCCAGTTGTCGGGGGAGGGGGGCTGACGACGCCGACACGGTGTTCGGGGAAGTCGTCGATTCCGATTCGGTCATGTATGAGTGTGGCGACAGTCGTTGGCGTCGGGGCGGTCGGTTGAGTCAGTATGACATCAAGGGCGCCACCCTGCTCTACGGTGACTCGATGTGGGGGCGCCAGTTTGGCGCTGACCAGAGCGCTGGAGGGTGGGAGGTGGGCCACCACGAGCGTGTCATGGGGGATGTCACTGGTGATGGACTCCCCGACATCGTCGGCTTCGGCTATTCGGGCGTGTTTGTCTCCCGGACCGTGTACGTGCCCCCATCTCTAGATGCCGGTTACTTCGCTCCCTCGCTGCTCCATCTTCAAGCTTTCGGCTATGCTCAGAACTGGCGCGTGGACCGGCACCCACGTACCGTCGCGGACGTCAATGGCGATGGCAAGGCGGATCTCATTGGCTTCCATGACGCTGGCGTACACGTCGCGCTGTCGAATGGCCTCGGCTTTGGTGCGCCCCAGTTCTGGGTGGGGGATTTTGGCTACAATGCCGGTCAATGGCGAGTGGAGAGCCATGTGCGCACCGTCGCGGACGTCAATGGTGATGGTAAGGCAGATGTCGTTGGGTTTGGTGATGCGGGTGTATATGTTTCTCTTTCCACGGGCTCTTCGTTCGGTGCTTCCAGGCTCTGGTTGGGAGATTTTGGCGTAAACCAGCAGTGGTTTGTGCCCAATTCCGTGCGCGCCGTCGCGGACGTCAATGGCGATGGTAGGGCGGACATCGTTGGCTTCTCCAAGAGTGGCGTATACGTCGCGCTGGCCAACAACACGGGCACTGGCTTCAATCCAACCCAGCAATGGACTTCTGAGTTCACCTGGGACCAGGGATGGCGTGTGGATCGCCATGTGCGCACCGTCGCGGACGTCGATGGTGATGGCAGGGCCGACATTGTTGGGTTTGGAGAGAGTGAGACCCGCGCCGCCCTGTCGACGGGCTCCAGCTTCTCTGCGTCCACGCTCATGTCGCCGGATTTTGTCTACGGCGTCGGAGACTGGCGTGTGAACAGGCACCCTCGCTTCGCCGTGGACATCAACAACGATGGCCGAGCCGACCTCATCGGTTTTGGCGACCTGGGTGAGTACGTGAAGCTGCGCTGA
- a CDS encoding mevalonate kinase codes for MERALSAPGKLFLSGEYAVLWGGVARLAAVAPRTAAYVRRRADARVHVCLEEGTLAGSTTPLGVRWEREVPAGFAFVARALDEALRAHGRASQGFDLAVAPSAVGPNGQKLGMGGSACATVLAAEGARYVLEERYDALKLALLAHTLGQGGKGSGGDVATSFAGGVLRYRRYDVAPLIEASNAGRLRAALAESPSVDVWRLPSPRVSMAYAFTGESASTRVLIGQVEARLEESGRRSFVARSDTLGHAIEDGLSGGDFRAFAEAVKAQHALLLELGPLETEGMRRVLALAATYGAAGKLSGAGGGDGCILFAPDAQVRAEMCKGLEARGFHTLLLDAEPGVRGEAQVAPRLRTWVDALT; via the coding sequence ATGGAGCGCGCCCTCTCCGCGCCGGGCAAGCTGTTCCTCTCCGGGGAGTACGCCGTGCTGTGGGGCGGCGTGGCGCGCCTGGCCGCGGTGGCGCCACGCACCGCCGCGTATGTCCGCCGCCGCGCGGATGCCCGCGTGCACGTGTGCCTGGAAGAGGGGACGCTGGCGGGGAGCACCACGCCGCTGGGGGTGCGCTGGGAGCGTGAAGTCCCGGCGGGGTTCGCCTTCGTTGCGCGGGCGCTGGACGAGGCGCTGCGGGCACATGGCCGCGCGAGTCAGGGTTTCGACCTGGCGGTGGCGCCGTCCGCGGTGGGCCCGAACGGGCAGAAGCTGGGCATGGGCGGCAGTGCGTGCGCGACGGTGCTGGCGGCGGAAGGCGCGCGCTATGTGCTGGAGGAGCGTTACGACGCGCTGAAGCTGGCGCTGCTGGCGCACACGCTGGGGCAGGGCGGCAAGGGCAGTGGCGGGGACGTGGCGACGAGCTTCGCCGGAGGCGTGCTGCGCTACCGGCGCTACGACGTGGCGCCGCTGATTGAGGCGAGCAACGCCGGGCGACTGCGCGCGGCGCTGGCAGAGTCGCCGTCGGTGGACGTGTGGCGGCTGCCTTCGCCTCGGGTGTCCATGGCGTATGCCTTCACCGGCGAGAGCGCCTCGACGCGGGTGTTGATTGGCCAGGTGGAAGCGCGTCTGGAGGAGTCAGGCCGCCGGAGCTTCGTGGCGCGCTCGGACACACTGGGCCATGCGATTGAGGATGGGCTGAGCGGCGGAGACTTCCGGGCCTTCGCGGAGGCCGTGAAGGCGCAGCACGCGCTGCTGTTGGAGCTGGGGCCGCTTGAGACGGAAGGCATGCGCCGGGTGCTGGCACTGGCCGCGACCTACGGTGCGGCGGGCAAGCTGTCCGGGGCGGGCGGTGGCGACGGCTGCATCCTGTTCGCGCCGGATGCCCAGGTTCGGGCGGAGATGTGCAAGGGATTGGAAGCCCGAGGCTTCCACACGCTCCTCCTGGATGCCGAACCCGGCGTGCGTGGCGAGGCTCAGGTGGCTCCCCGGCTGCGGACCTGGGTCGACGCTCTAACCTGA
- a CDS encoding trypsin-like serine peptidase, whose protein sequence is MQVILTHVRRKLFGVLLCSLSVACVQDSGPMTKGGDTSAPTDALRQRVVYGVDDRKDYYAHSDATLKKFTRESTVALVDVADLDTSNPSSIGFFSQTLQEAQGLCSDQRFLNDPTAAFCSGTLIDNDLVLTAGHCVKGPLSCASTRFVFKYYRTGATTLEPVTSEDVFRCSRVVVRNASTVGGRQLDYAIVQLDRPVSALRAVPAPVRMDSVALSTTTQLAVIGSGSGIPFKIDSGGKVLASRASTLDFFFGDTDTFGGNSGSGVYAKIDGSYLLAGILVRGNKDYVKRVGPAGECYAVNVVTSIGSCTDANCNAESINYVRPAIDAYCAVATNTRLCPAQGPATPVTFDFATSGTNNATRNTVAQNVSLSAGETLYVGTAMVMYATARGDTYLHLDRYETSTNTYTGVASNDDAYDSLSHIRYTAKVAGTYRIRVGCARDSACAGRVSYFIR, encoded by the coding sequence ATGCAGGTCATTCTCACTCACGTGCGACGGAAGCTCTTCGGCGTGCTGCTCTGTTCCCTTTCAGTGGCGTGCGTGCAGGACTCTGGCCCCATGACAAAGGGAGGCGACACGTCCGCCCCCACGGACGCGCTGCGGCAGCGCGTGGTTTACGGCGTTGATGACCGCAAGGACTATTACGCGCACTCCGATGCGACTCTGAAGAAGTTCACCCGGGAATCGACCGTGGCGTTGGTGGACGTCGCGGACCTCGACACGAGCAACCCCTCGAGCATCGGCTTCTTCTCGCAGACGCTACAGGAAGCCCAGGGCCTTTGTTCCGACCAGAGGTTCTTGAATGACCCGACGGCTGCTTTTTGTTCAGGCACGCTCATTGATAACGACCTGGTGCTCACGGCGGGCCACTGTGTGAAGGGGCCGCTGTCGTGTGCATCCACGCGCTTCGTCTTCAAATATTACCGAACGGGAGCGACCACCCTGGAGCCGGTGACGTCGGAAGACGTCTTCAGGTGCAGTCGCGTCGTCGTGCGCAACGCATCCACGGTGGGTGGCCGTCAGTTGGACTATGCCATCGTCCAGTTGGACCGCCCTGTCAGTGCATTGCGTGCTGTTCCAGCACCTGTTCGCATGGACAGCGTGGCGCTGTCGACGACGACCCAGTTGGCTGTGATCGGCTCGGGTAGCGGCATCCCCTTCAAGATTGATTCGGGGGGCAAGGTGCTTGCCTCGCGTGCTTCCACGTTGGACTTTTTCTTCGGCGACACGGATACCTTCGGAGGCAACTCAGGGTCGGGCGTCTATGCGAAAATCGACGGCAGCTATTTGCTGGCTGGTATCCTCGTGCGTGGCAACAAGGACTACGTCAAGCGCGTCGGACCGGCGGGCGAATGCTATGCCGTCAATGTCGTCACGTCCATTGGTAGTTGCACGGATGCCAATTGCAACGCTGAATCCATCAACTACGTGCGGCCCGCCATCGATGCGTATTGCGCTGTGGCGACCAACACGCGGCTGTGTCCTGCTCAAGGGCCAGCGACACCGGTGACGTTTGATTTCGCGACCAGCGGCACCAACAATGCGACGCGTAACACTGTCGCCCAGAACGTCTCGTTGTCGGCGGGAGAGACCCTCTATGTGGGGACCGCCATGGTGATGTACGCCACCGCCAGGGGGGACACGTACTTGCACCTGGATCGATACGAGACCAGCACCAATACGTATACCGGGGTCGCGAGCAACGACGATGCCTATGACAGCCTCTCCCACATCCGGTACACGGCGAAGGTCGCGGGTACGTACCGGATTCGCGTTGGCTGTGCTCGGGACAGCGCCTGTGCTGGCAGGGTGTCGTATTTCATCCGTTAG
- the fni gene encoding type 2 isopentenyl-diphosphate Delta-isomerase, translating into MGDDITARRKDAHLDLCATGDVEPSGNSTLLECVKLVHCAMPEMSVEDVDLSTAFLGKRLRYPLLVTGMTGGTERAGAVNRDLALLAERHGLAFGVGSQRAMSEDASRAASFQVRQVAPTVALLGNIGMFQAIRLGVDGTRRLVDGIGADGLALHLNAGQELTQPEGDRDFQGGYRVVELLVRAFGDRLLVKETGCGIGPDVARRLVDLGVRNIDVSGLGGTSWVRVEQLRASGVQAQLGAEFSAWGIPTAAALATVRRAVGPDVHLVASGGLRTGLDAAKVLALGANLAGMALPLFRAQQAGGLEAAEAALEVILASLRQALVLTGSRSCAELRQRPRVVTGELKDWLAAL; encoded by the coding sequence ATGGGCGACGACATCACAGCCAGACGCAAGGACGCGCATCTCGACCTTTGCGCGACGGGCGACGTCGAACCCAGCGGAAACAGCACCCTGCTGGAGTGCGTCAAGCTGGTCCACTGCGCGATGCCGGAGATGTCCGTGGAGGACGTGGACCTGTCCACGGCGTTCCTGGGCAAGCGGCTGCGCTACCCGCTGCTCGTCACCGGCATGACGGGTGGGACGGAGCGTGCGGGCGCGGTGAATCGCGACCTGGCGCTGCTCGCCGAGCGCCACGGCCTGGCCTTCGGTGTGGGCAGCCAGCGCGCCATGTCGGAGGACGCCTCGCGGGCCGCGTCCTTCCAGGTGCGGCAGGTGGCGCCCACGGTGGCGCTGCTGGGCAACATCGGCATGTTCCAGGCCATCCGGCTGGGCGTGGATGGAACGCGCCGGCTGGTGGACGGCATTGGCGCGGACGGGCTGGCGCTGCACCTCAACGCGGGCCAGGAGCTGACGCAGCCGGAAGGCGACCGGGACTTCCAGGGCGGCTACCGCGTGGTGGAGCTGCTGGTGAGGGCCTTTGGCGACCGGCTGCTGGTGAAGGAGACGGGCTGCGGCATCGGCCCGGACGTCGCGCGGCGGCTGGTGGACCTGGGCGTGCGGAACATCGACGTGTCCGGCCTTGGCGGGACGTCCTGGGTGCGCGTGGAACAACTTCGCGCGTCGGGCGTACAGGCACAGCTGGGAGCGGAATTCAGCGCGTGGGGCATTCCCACGGCGGCCGCGTTGGCCACCGTGCGCCGTGCCGTGGGCCCGGACGTCCACCTGGTGGCGAGCGGCGGCCTCCGCACGGGACTGGATGCCGCCAAGGTGCTGGCGCTGGGCGCGAACCTGGCAGGCATGGCGCTGCCGTTGTTCCGCGCGCAGCAGGCGGGCGGCCTCGAGGCGGCGGAGGCGGCGCTGGAGGTCATCCTGGCCAGCCTGCGGCAGGCGCTCGTCCTGACGGGTAGCAGAAGCTGCGCTGAACTGAGACAGCGGCCCCGAGTGGTCACCGGAGAGTTGAAGGATTGGTTGGCGGCGCTGTAG
- a CDS encoding hydroxymethylglutaryl-CoA reductase, degradative gives MSDTVTSRLPGFHKLPMEERHAHLSRMFRLTPEDLQQLLGSEALQPVLANQMIENAVGTFSLPLGLGLNLQVNGRDYLVPMAVEEPSVVAAVSFAAKIVRESGGFIGEADPSLMIGQVQVSRYGDPTVATERILEHKEQILALANSFHPAMVARGGGAKDVEVRVLPAPEGPRGEPLLIVHLIIDAQEAMGANLINTMAEGVAPLIEQITDGKVYLRILSNLADRRLARAMCRIPIPLLADFEMPAEEIAEGIAQASRFAEADPYRAATHNKGVMNGIDAVAIATGQDWRAIEAGAHAFACRNGQYRPLSTWYLEEGHLVGRIELPMALGTVGGPIKIHPGVQMALKLMQTTSVRELAMVFAAVGLAQNFAALRALGSVGIQKGHMAMHARCVAVTAGARGDWVEKIANLLVKAGHVKVEKARELLASLPAEDAAAATGTTV, from the coding sequence ATGTCTGACACCGTGACGTCCCGGCTTCCCGGGTTCCACAAGCTGCCGATGGAGGAGCGCCACGCGCACCTCTCCCGCATGTTCCGGCTCACGCCCGAGGACCTGCAGCAGCTGCTGGGCTCGGAGGCGCTCCAGCCTGTCCTGGCGAACCAGATGATTGAGAACGCGGTGGGGACGTTCTCCCTGCCGCTGGGCCTGGGCCTCAACCTCCAGGTCAACGGGCGGGACTACCTGGTGCCCATGGCGGTGGAGGAGCCGTCCGTCGTGGCGGCGGTGTCCTTCGCGGCGAAGATCGTCCGGGAGTCGGGCGGGTTCATCGGCGAGGCCGACCCGTCGCTGATGATTGGCCAGGTGCAGGTGTCGCGCTACGGCGACCCGACGGTGGCCACCGAGCGCATCCTGGAGCACAAGGAGCAGATTCTCGCGCTGGCCAACAGCTTCCACCCGGCCATGGTGGCGCGTGGCGGCGGGGCGAAGGACGTCGAGGTTCGCGTGCTGCCGGCCCCCGAGGGACCGCGCGGCGAGCCGTTGCTCATCGTCCACCTCATCATCGACGCCCAGGAGGCGATGGGGGCCAACCTCATCAACACCATGGCGGAGGGCGTGGCGCCGCTCATCGAGCAGATCACCGACGGCAAGGTGTACCTACGCATCCTCTCCAACCTGGCGGACCGCCGTCTGGCGCGCGCCATGTGCCGTATCCCCATCCCGCTGCTGGCGGACTTTGAGATGCCGGCCGAGGAGATCGCCGAGGGCATCGCCCAGGCAAGCCGCTTCGCGGAGGCGGACCCGTACCGCGCGGCCACGCACAACAAGGGTGTGATGAACGGCATTGACGCGGTGGCCATCGCCACGGGGCAGGACTGGCGCGCCATTGAAGCGGGCGCGCACGCGTTCGCCTGCCGCAATGGGCAGTACCGGCCGCTGTCCACCTGGTACCTGGAAGAGGGCCACCTGGTGGGCCGCATCGAGCTGCCCATGGCGCTGGGGACGGTGGGCGGGCCCATCAAGATCCACCCGGGCGTGCAGATGGCGCTCAAGCTGATGCAGACCACGTCGGTGCGAGAGCTCGCCATGGTGTTCGCGGCGGTGGGCCTGGCGCAGAACTTCGCGGCGCTCCGGGCGCTGGGCAGCGTGGGCATCCAGAAGGGCCACATGGCGATGCACGCGCGCTGCGTGGCGGTGACGGCGGGCGCGCGGGGCGACTGGGTGGAGAAGATCGCCAACCTGCTGGTGAAGGCGGGCCACGTGAAGGTGGAGAAGGCCCGCGAGCTCCTGGCCAGCCTCCCCGCCGAGGATGCCGCGGCCGCGACCGGCACCACGGTCTGA
- the mvaD gene encoding diphosphomevalonate decarboxylase, which produces MKATALAHPNIALVKYWGKRDDALILPHQSSLSLTLSPLSVTTTVEFGAASDQVELNGHTAKGSERDRVLRLLELVRAQAKADLGPAKVVSRGDFPMAAGLASSAAGFAALAVAGRAAAGLPAEPRAASILARMGSGSACRSVQGGFCEWQRGERPDGEDSFAVQRFDAAHWPDVRMVVAILDRGEKEVKSRDGMKHTVDTSPYYPAWVKDAEAEVVQVREHIARRDLQALGELCERNAWRMHATSFAANPPLSYMSPGTLALIQHLKEQRKKGIPVWFTLDAGPNPVLLTDAAHEVAAEALARACGAVDVIRCVPGGDAELKAEHLF; this is translated from the coding sequence ATGAAAGCCACAGCTCTGGCGCATCCCAACATCGCCCTGGTGAAGTACTGGGGGAAGCGGGACGACGCGCTGATTCTTCCGCACCAGTCCAGCCTGTCCCTCACGCTGTCGCCGTTGTCGGTGACGACCACGGTGGAGTTCGGCGCCGCGAGCGACCAGGTGGAGCTCAACGGGCACACCGCGAAGGGCAGCGAGCGCGACCGCGTGTTGCGGCTGCTGGAGTTGGTGCGTGCCCAGGCGAAGGCCGACCTGGGCCCCGCGAAGGTGGTGTCGCGCGGGGACTTCCCCATGGCGGCCGGGTTGGCCAGCAGCGCGGCGGGCTTCGCGGCGTTGGCGGTGGCGGGGCGCGCTGCGGCGGGTCTGCCCGCGGAGCCACGCGCGGCGAGCATCCTGGCGCGCATGGGCAGCGGCTCGGCGTGTCGGAGCGTGCAGGGTGGGTTCTGCGAGTGGCAGCGCGGCGAGCGTCCGGATGGTGAGGACAGCTTCGCGGTGCAGCGCTTCGACGCGGCCCACTGGCCGGACGTTCGCATGGTGGTGGCGATTCTCGACCGCGGCGAGAAAGAGGTGAAGTCGCGGGACGGGATGAAGCACACGGTGGACACCAGCCCGTACTACCCGGCGTGGGTGAAGGACGCGGAGGCGGAGGTGGTCCAGGTGCGCGAGCACATCGCCCGGCGTGACCTGCAGGCCCTGGGTGAGCTGTGTGAGCGGAACGCGTGGCGGATGCACGCGACGTCCTTCGCCGCGAATCCGCCGCTGAGCTACATGAGCCCTGGCACGCTGGCGCTCATCCAGCACCTGAAGGAGCAGCGCAAGAAGGGCATCCCGGTGTGGTTCACGCTGGACGCGGGGCCGAACCCGGTGCTGCTGACGGACGCCGCGCACGAGGTGGCCGCGGAGGCGTTGGCCCGCGCGTGCGGCGCGGTGGATGTGATTCGCTGCGTGCCCGGTGGTGACGCGGAGCTGAAGGCGGAGCACCTCTTCTGA